GTGCATTCAGTCTCAAAAGCTTCATGGTATTCTCCAACACCTCGGATTTCAACTCTTTGGAGAGTGTTTCTTTCGGGACTGAAGTAGAAAACACAAAACGGTGTAGATGTAACCTTCCCTGAAAGAACAATCTCACCTGTAGTAATCACCCCAACAACAAAAACATTGCGGATATTGTTCAGAGGCAAAGTGTAGACATATTTCGACCATTCTTTTCTCTCAACATCCTCTAGAATCCACATACACAACTCAATGGCATCAGAGTCATTATATGTCAAGTCTATCCCACCTAATTTACCCTTATAGTTAATCAGTTTAGTAGCTTTTGGATCACCAAAGCATTCTGCTTTAACAAACTTGAACTTCTCAGACCTAACATCAAAGCAAATTATCATGTAAGGCCTCTCCTCAGCTGTGTAACCATCGGCTTTACCTATGTAATACAAAACCCCATTGATGCATATCCCATTGATGCGTACCCGATCATACAAAGGCTGATGTATTAACCGACATTTGATCTTCCTCCACTTCTTCTTTTTACTTGGTCCTAACGTCAGAATTCTATGATCATCAGGACCACTTAAATAAGCCATGAACAATACTTTGAATTGCTTGTTAAGTGGATCATACCCTAAAAAGCTATTGGACTTTCTGTATCTCTTCAGGTCAGGTAAATTCACATACTCTCCTGTGCTTAAATTGTAAATCACACGCTCATTAGAGCATAAATAGATCAAACCAGAAGTAAACGCTCGAAGTTCTGGGCATACGAACTTCATGAGAAAATCAGCAGCTACCACAGGAGAAGGCTTGTCATATGGATTGTCATATGGATTCTGAGGATGAGGCGAGGAGAAGAAGAGCATCTCCTCGTTGGCTCGTTCGAGTGCGACTAAAAGACGTGGACGGGTAAGTATGGATAGCCATAGCTTTGACACGCAACGAAACCTTGCTATTGACTTTCCAGGCAATCTTAAGAGTATCTCTGGAATGAGATCAGTCGGGATGGAATCATAATTTTTTCTTCCGTTCATGATCGTTTGAATTCTGCGGATCTGGCTGTGAGAGAGAGAGAGATACGTATAACTGTTTTTTTTTTTTTTTAACACAGCAACATATATTAAAAACGCTCAACCCCCATAACTTGAAGTTTAACTGTTTAAGGTTAGGGTTTCGGCCACTTAGGATTCCACAAGCGATCATATGGTTCTAGTTTGGGTGGCCCATTTTAAAAGAAGGGCCAGGCCAGGCTTCACCACCGACTATACTTATGGAAAAACATGTGGCGGTGCGAATACTTTCAATTATTTCACTCACAAAAACCCTAAAACATGGAAATAAAAAACCTTAAACCCTTCGAAACATTGAGGACTTACGTCAACTTCTCGTCCTTGTGCAGGCCTCAATACTGTGAGTTATCTTCTGTTCACTGATCTCTCCTCATGTTTCAATACTGTTATAGGAAGGTTTTGATGGATTTCATAACTTAGGGTTAAGGT
The DNA window shown above is from Brassica oleracea var. oleracea cultivar TO1000 chromosome C3, BOL, whole genome shotgun sequence and carries:
- the LOC106331099 gene encoding putative F-box protein At1g30925, whose protein sequence is MNGRKNYDSIPTDLIPEILLRLPGKSIARFRCVSKLWLSILTRPRLLVALERANEEMLFFSSPHPQNPYDNPYDKPSPVVAADFLMKFVCPELRAFTSGLIYLCSNERVIYNLSTGEYVNLPDLKRYRKSNSFLGYDPLNKQFKVLFMAYLSGPDDHRILTLGPSKKKKWRKIKCRLIHQPLYDRVRINGICINGVLYYIGKADGYTAEERPYMIICFDVRSEKFKFVKAECFGDPKATKLINYKGKLGGIDLTYNDSDAIELCMWILEDVERKEWSKYVYTLPLNNIRNVFVVGVITTGEIVLSGKVTSTPFCVFYFSPERNTLQRVEIRGVGEYHEAFETECTVRAFVDYVVDSKFIT